The following proteins come from a genomic window of Nautilia profundicola AmH:
- a CDS encoding bifunctional riboflavin kinase/FAD synthetase, with protein sequence MRAAIGGFDGMHLGHQALIKRSDMLVVIEKGSNLTPGSDRCDYTNLPCKFFDLNDIKDLSPIEFIAILKELNITKIVVGKDFRFGKNRSGDLDLLNNHFEIDAIEEVKIDGIGVHSRIIREFIKNGEITKANRFLGHTYKIKGKQIKGQGLGGKELVPTININLLKNYLIPKQGVYITLTNKHPSLTFVGTRSTDGNFSIETHILTKNMELKIETDIFKIEFLEYLRENKKFNNLKDLKKQIRQDILKATQFFNI encoded by the coding sequence ATGAGAGCGGCAATAGGTGGATTCGACGGAATGCATTTGGGCCATCAGGCTTTGATAAAAAGATCTGATATGCTTGTCGTTATAGAAAAAGGCAGCAATTTAACTCCGGGAAGCGACAGATGTGACTACACTAATCTACCTTGTAAATTTTTTGATTTGAATGATATTAAAGATCTGAGCCCGATTGAATTTATCGCTATTTTAAAAGAATTAAACATTACAAAAATAGTCGTAGGCAAAGATTTCAGATTCGGTAAAAACAGAAGCGGTGATTTAGATCTTTTAAATAATCATTTTGAAATAGATGCAATAGAAGAGGTAAAAATTGACGGTATAGGAGTTCATTCAAGAATAATAAGGGAATTTATCAAAAACGGAGAAATAACAAAAGCAAACAGATTTTTAGGACACACATACAAAATAAAAGGAAAACAGATAAAAGGACAAGGATTAGGCGGCAAAGAGCTTGTTCCGACTATAAACATTAATCTTTTAAAAAACTATCTTATTCCCAAACAGGGTGTTTATATTACTTTAACAAACAAACATCCTTCATTAACTTTTGTAGGAACACGCTCAACTGACGGGAATTTTTCAATTGAAACGCATATATTAACCAAAAACATGGAATTAAAAATAGAAACTGATATTTTTAAAATTGAGTTTTTAGAATATTTAAGAGAAAACAAAAAGTTCAATAATTTAAAAGATCTCAAAAAACAAATCAGACAGGATATATTAAAAGCAACTCAGTTTTTTAATATTTAA